From the genome of Populus alba chromosome 10, ASM523922v2, whole genome shotgun sequence, one region includes:
- the LOC118047592 gene encoding uncharacterized protein isoform X3 produces the protein MQPSGHRWTFMKAPVIGFQILLFMRLEGTSPGAEHIPCLILCSTFFDSRSWGFAVYRLVEKIVLLLNSGAGSGRYFAVTSNAQDYFGFLHNGSSYNTFPAEIVKKQPKSELVHEVQTVLPVQ, from the exons ATGCAACCCTCAGGACATCGGTGGACATTTATGAAAGCTCCTGTTATTGGGTTCCAGATCTTGCTTTTCATGCGCTTGGAG GGAACATCACCTGGTGCTGAACATATTCCATGTCTGATCCTTTGCTCCACCTTTTTTGATTCAAGGAGCTGGGGTTTTGCTGTATATAGATTGGTGGAGAAAATTGTTCTCTTGCTAAACAGTGGAGCTGGTTCTGGTAGATACTTTGCCGTCACATCAAATGCTCAagattattttggatttttgcaCAACGGATCCAG CTACAACACTTTCCCAGCAGAAATTGTGAAGAAGCAGCCCAAATCTGAACTTGTTCATGAGGTTCAAACAGTTTTGCCTGTTCAATAA
- the LOC118047572 gene encoding transcription factor bHLH30 has translation MCGLKEEDQGECSQTIHNLQNYQEQLLLQYHQQMQQHQQQQSSDIYGGARGSGFIFPEVSPILPWPLPPVHSFNQAHFTPNHPVRDHDPFLIPPPVPSSYGGLFNRRAPSLQFAYDGTPSDHLRIISDTLGPVVQPGSAPFGLQAELSKMTAQEIMDAKALAASKSHSEAERRRRERINNHLAKLRSLLPSTTKTDKASLLAEVIQHVKELKRQTTLIAETSPVPTEMDELTVDTADEDGKFVIKASLCCEDRPDLLPDLIKTLKALRLRTLKAEITTLGGRVKNVLFISGEEDSSSNSNDQHQQQEPLQYSISSIQEALKAVMEKTGGDESSSGSVKRQRTNINLLEQQQQQQHRSL, from the exons ATGTGTGGACTTAAAGAGGAAGATCAAGGAGAGTGTTCTCAAACCATCCATAACCTACAAAACTACCAAGAGCAGCTACTTCTACAATACCACCAACAAATGCAACAGCACCAACAACAGCAAAGCAGTGATATCTATGGAGGAGCTAGAGGATCAGGATTTATTTTCCCTGAAGTTTCACCTATCTTACCATGGCCTCTCCCCCCTGTTCACTCTTTCAACCAGGCGCACTTCACGCCAAACCACCCAGTTCGTGATCATGACCCATTTCTTATCCCTCCTCCAGTACCATCCTCATACGGGGGTTTATTCAATAGAAGAGCTCCTTCCCTTCAGTTCGCTTATGATGGTACCCCAAGTGATCATCTTCGGATCATATCTGACACTCTTGGACCGGTGGTTCAACCCGGTTCAGCTCCTTTCGGTTTACAAGCTGAGTTGAGCAAGATGACTGCTCAAGAAATTATGGATGCTAAGGCTCTTGCTGCTTCTAAGAGTCACAGTGAAGCtgagaggagaagaagagagagaatcaACAACCACCTAGCTAAGCTACGCAGTTTGCTACCCAGCACCACCAAA ACAGACAAAGCTTCACTGCTAGCAGAAGTGATCCAACATGTTAAAGAGCTAAAACGCCAGACTACTTTGATAGCCGAAACAAGTCCAGTACCAACAGAAATGGATGAGCTAACAGTGGATACGGCTGACGAAGATGGTAAGTTTGTGATCAAAGCATCACTTTGCTGTGAAGACAGGCCTGATCTCTTGCCTGACCTAATAAAGACCTTGAAAGCTTTGCGTTTAAGAACATTAAAAGCTGAGATCACAACACTTGGTGGACGTGTAAAGAATGTTTTGTTTATTAGTGGTGAAGAAGATTCATCAAGTAATAGCAATGATCAACATCAGCAGCAGGAACCACTACAATATTCTATAAGTTCGATTCAGGAAGCATTGAAAGCAGTTATGGAGAAGACTGGAGGTGATGAGTCTTCCTCGGGAAGTGTTAAGAGACAGAGAACTAATATCAATCTCCTtgaacaacaacagcagcagcagcacagGTCTCTATAA
- the LOC118047592 gene encoding uncharacterized protein isoform X2 — protein MKMSIRSVEYATLRTSVDIYESSCYWVPDLAFHALGGIIGVKECLVMHYYPNFSKSWGFAVYRLVEKIVLLLNSGAGSGRYFAVTSNAQDYFGFLHNGSSYNTFPAEIVKKQPKSELVHEHLLPEE, from the exons ATGAAGATGAGCATCAGATCAGTGGAATATGCAACCCTCAGGACATCGGTGGACATTTATGAAAGCTCCTGTTATTGGGTTCCAGATCTTGCTTTTCATGCGCTTGGAGGTATCATAGGTGTTAAAGAGTGCCTTGTGATGCATTATTATCCTAATTTTTCCAA GAGCTGGGGTTTTGCTGTATATAGATTGGTGGAGAAAATTGTTCTCTTGCTAAACAGTGGAGCTGGTTCTGGTAGATACTTTGCCGTCACATCAAATGCTCAagattattttggatttttgcaCAACGGATCCAG CTACAACACTTTCCCAGCAGAAATTGTGAAGAAGCAGCCCAAATCTGAACTTGTTCATGAG CACTTGCTGCCAGAAGAGTAA
- the LOC118047592 gene encoding uncharacterized protein isoform X1: protein MKMSIRSVEYATLRTSVDIYESSCYWVPDLAFHALGGIIGVKECLVMHYYPNFSKSWGFAVYRLVEKIVLLLNSGAGSGRYFAVTSNAQDYFGFLHNGSSYNTFPAEIVKKQPKSELVHEVQTVLPVQ from the exons ATGAAGATGAGCATCAGATCAGTGGAATATGCAACCCTCAGGACATCGGTGGACATTTATGAAAGCTCCTGTTATTGGGTTCCAGATCTTGCTTTTCATGCGCTTGGAGGTATCATAGGTGTTAAAGAGTGCCTTGTGATGCATTATTATCCTAATTTTTCCAA GAGCTGGGGTTTTGCTGTATATAGATTGGTGGAGAAAATTGTTCTCTTGCTAAACAGTGGAGCTGGTTCTGGTAGATACTTTGCCGTCACATCAAATGCTCAagattattttggatttttgcaCAACGGATCCAG CTACAACACTTTCCCAGCAGAAATTGTGAAGAAGCAGCCCAAATCTGAACTTGTTCATGAGGTTCAAACAGTTTTGCCTGTTCAATAA
- the LOC118047583 gene encoding leucoanthocyanidin reductase, whose product MTVSAASPTIKSRVLIAGATGFIGQFVAEASLDSDRPTYVLVRPGVATCPSKAGVLKSLRDKGAIILQGLISDRKNMEKILKAHQIDVVISAVGGGNVLDQLALVEAIKAVGTIKRFLPSEFGHDVVRADPVEPGLQMYKEKREIRRLVEEYGIPYTYICCNSIASWPYYDNKHPAHALPPLEHFKIYGDGTVKAYFVAGSDIGKFTMKTVDDVRTINKSVHFRPSNNFYNMNELASLWEKKIGRTLPRVTVTEHDLLAMAAENIIPESVVASFTHDIFIKGCQFNFSINGLDDVEVGTLYPDEPFRTLDECFDDFALKLKDSKKDMGSNGNATPNHVIESMAISEPRVCLCDEKISLFAGI is encoded by the exons ATGACTGTTTCAGCAGCTTCCCCTACAATCAAGAGTCGAGTCCTCATTGCCGGAGCAACCGGTTTTATCGGTCAATTCGTGGCCGAAGCCAGCTTAGACTCCGATCGACCAACCTATGTTCTTGTCCGGCCAGGTGTTGCTACATGCCCTTCTAAGGCCGGAGTTCTCAAATCTCTTCGTGACAAAGGAGCCATCATCTTGCAG GGGCTGATTAGTGACAggaaaaacatggagaaaataCTTAAAGCTCACCAGATTGATGTTGTAATATCAGCAGTAGGAGGGGGAAATGTACTGGACCAACTTGCCCTGGTAGAAGCTATCAAGGCCGTCGGCACCATCAAG AGATTTTTGCCATCAGAATTTGGGCATGATGTGGTGAGGGCTGATCCAGTGGAGCCAGGGCTGCAAATGTACAAAGAGAAACGTGAAATTAGACGGTTGGTCGAGGAGTATGGCATTCCCTACACCTATATCTGTTGCAATTCAATTGCTTCCTGGCCTTACTATGATAACAAACACCCTGCTCATGCTCTGCCTCCTTTGGAACACTTCAAGATCTACGGAGATGGCACCGTTAAAG CTTACTTTGTAGCTGGCTCTGATATTGGGAAATTTACAATGAAAACTGTGGATGATGTGAGAACTATCAACAAGTCAGTCCATTTTCGACCTTCCAACAATTTCTATAACATGAATGAGCTTGCTTCTTTGTGGGAAAAGAAAATTGGAAGAACCCTCCCTCGAGTCACAGTCACTGAGCACGACCTCCTTGCTATGGCTGCAG AGAATATCATACCAGAAAGTGTAGTTGCATCATTCACACACGATATATTCATCAAGGGTTGtcagtttaatttttcaatcaatgGCCTTGATGATGTTGAAGTGGGCACTCTATATCCCGACGAACCTTTCCGTACCTTGGATGAATGCTTCGATGATTTTGCTCTCAAATTGAAGGACAGTAAAAAGGATATGGGCAGCAATGGAAATGCTACTCCAAATCATGTGATTGAATCGATGGCCATATCAGAACCCCGTGTTTGTTTGTGTGACGAAAAGATCAGTCTTTTTGCTGGAATATAG